A DNA window from Porites lutea chromosome 6, jaPorLute2.1, whole genome shotgun sequence contains the following coding sequences:
- the LOC140941278 gene encoding BTB/POZ domain-containing protein 6-B-like yields MANDHWQTECSTISERTKFIFNNELLSDVKFIIPASNNNESERRKTIPAHKFVLAIGSPVFCAMFYGKMAESTDSIELPDCEYESLLELFRYLYSDAVNLTGSNAMHVLYLAKKYMVPSLVDKCCEYLGDNLEAANVFSILPHAKKFEHKDLEDRCWAVIEKQTGEAVTSEEFVTLENSLLESLVKREVLNVKEIELFKAVDRWATKQLERQEVTPDGQAKRRIIGEEALKAIRFPLMSQVDFLSVVPDSRILTTDEIVDIMKHHNCILTTPLQFSENPRTKTLLTCNRFESLQAPEKKWHYKRGKSDRICFVVDKDIQLLGVEHFGREGSGYTVNVVLSNTSNGLCVVKKSGSYSSKLQHCDTKTFYGFDVLFDNPVHLKQNVCYELVSLIKGDSSFYGEKGKSIINCHGMYVSFRNSIETDDSNGTTTEKGQFPALLFQLLG; encoded by the coding sequence ATGGCCAATGATCACTGGCAGACAGAATGTTCAACGATCAGCGAAAGAACCAAGTTCATTTTCAACAACGAGCTGTTAAGCGACGTGAAGTTCATCATTCCTGCGTCAAATAATAATGAAAGTGAAAGGCGGAAGACGATTCCAGCTCACAAGTTTGTTCTTGCAATCGGCAGTCCGGTGTTCTGTGCCATGTTCTATGGTAAAATGGCGGAGAGTACAGACTCCATCGAATTACCTGATTGTGAATACGAGAGTCTGTTGGAGTTGTTTCGTTACTTGTACAGCGATGCCGTAAACCTAACCGGAAGTAATGCGATGCATGTTCTGTACTTGGCGAAGAAATACATGGTTCCTTCACTTGTTGATAAATGTTGTGAGTATCTGGGAGACAACTTGGAAGCAGCCAATGTGTTCTCCATTCTGCCGCACGCTAAGAAATTCGAGCATAAAGATTTGGAAGATCGATGCTGGGCCGTTATCGAGAAGCAGACAGGGGAGGCGGTGACGTCTGAGGAATTTGTCACGCTTGAGAATTCACTTTTGGAATCTCTTGTGAAGAGAGAAGTATTGAATGTAAAGGAAATAGAATTGTTTAAAGCTGTTGATCGCTGGGCAACAAAGCAGTTAGAAAGGCAAGAGGTAACCCCTGATGGTCAAGCAAAAAGAAGAATCATTGGCGAGGAAGCATTGAAAGCCATAAGGTTTCCACTTATGTCTCAGGTGGATTTTCTCTCCGTAGTCCCTGACAGTCGCATTCTGACAACCGATGAAATTGTTGACATAATGAAGCATCACAACTGTATATTGACCACACCTTTGCAGTTCTCCGAAAACCCAAGAACCAAAACCCTTCTTACTTGTAATCGATTTGAATCATTACAGGCCCctgaaaaaaaatggcattacAAGCGTGGAAAGAGTGACCGTATCTGTTTTGTTGTCGACAAGGACATACAACTACTTGGGGTGGAGCACTTTGGCAGAGAGGGAAGTGGTTACACAGTCAATGTTGTTTTGAGTAACACCTCAAATGGTTTGTGTGTTGTGAAGAAATCTGGATCCTACAGCTCGAAATTGCAACATTGTGATACCAAGACATTTTATGgttttgatgttttgtttgATAATCCTGTACATCTAAAGCAGAATGTCTGTTATGAATTAGTCTCCCTTATTAAAGGAGACAGCTcattttatggagaaaaagggaaaagcaTCATCAATTGTCATGGAATGTATGTTTCTTTCAGGAACTCAATAGAAACAGATGATAGTAATGGTACAACAACTGAAAAGGGCCAGTTCCCTGCTTTGCTATTTCAGTTACTTGGGTAG